In Oxalobacteraceae bacterium OTU3CINTB1, the sequence CGACCCTGTTGCTCGACGTGGGCGCCAGCCTGCGCCTGTTCGGCGGCGTGCGGTCATTGTGCCGGCAGATCGCCGCCAGCCTGCGCGCGCTCGGTTTCAGCGCCGTCATCGCTTGCGCGCCGACCGCGCGCGGCGCCTGGCTGCTGGCGCGCGCCGAGGCCGGGCGCGCGCTGACGGTGGCGTCGATGACGCGGCGCCTGGCGCGCCTGCCGGTGGGCCTGCTGCCGCCGGCGCGGCCCTACCTGGCCTGGCTGGAGGGCATCGGCTGCCTGACCGTGGGCCAGGCGCGCGCGCTGCCGCGTCCGGGCCTGCAGCGGCGCTGCGGGCGCGCCTTGCTCGACATGCTCGACGACGCCCACGGCGAGCGCCCCGAAATGCACCAGTGGCTGGCGGCGCCGGCCAGCTTCCGCGCCAAGCTCGAGTTGTTCGACCGGGTCGAGAACGCCGAGGCGCTGCTGTTCGGCGCGCACCGGCTGCTGCTGCAGCTGACCGGGTGGCTCAGCGCGCACCAGTTCGCCGTCGAGCGCATCGTCCTGTTGCTCGAGCACGAGCGCGGCCGGGTGGCGCGCCCGCCGACGGCGCTCGAGGTGGTGCTGGCCGAGCCGACCTGGCGCGACGAGCATCTGGTGCGCCTGCTCAAGGAGCGCCTGGCCAAGCAGGTGCTCGAGGCGCCGGTGATCGGCCTGTGCCTGGAGGCGCCGCGGGTGCGGCCGATGGCGCCGCCGAGCGAATCGCTGTTTCCCGAGCCGGGCGGCAGCAAGGAGGACTGGCAGCGCCTGCTCGAGTTGCTGACCGCGCGGCTGGGGCCGGAGAACGTGCTGCAGGCGGCGCCGCGCGCCGATTACCGGCCCGAGCACGCCAACGCCTGGGTCGGCGTGCACGACAAGATACGCCCGGCCGACGCCCGCGCGCAGTTGCCGCCGGACCTGCCGAGCCTGCCGCGTCCGGCGTGGCTGCTGGCCAAGCCGATCGCCCTGCTGATGCGCGAGCACCGGCCGTTTTACGGCTCGCCGTTGAAGATCGTGTCGACCGGCGAGCGCATCGAGGCGGGCTGGTGGGCCGAGATGCAGAACCGCGATTATTTCATGGCCGAGGGGCGCGACCACGCGCATTACTGGTTGTACCGGGAACGCAGCGGCAACGACGCCGAGGCGGTCACGCGCTGGTATTTGCACGGGCTATTCGGCTGACATGGCGGCCGGGGTTTGATGTATTCTTGGCGGAACTCATCCAGGGAACCCCTATGCGATCACATAAACAGGCATTCCCCGGCGCCGACGGCGCCAAACTGGCCGCGCGGCTCGACGCGCCCGATGGCGACGCGGCCGACATCAAGGCCTACGCCTTGTTCGCCCACTGCTTCACGTGTGGCAAGGACGTGTTCGCCGCCAGCCGCATCGCGCAGGCGCTGACCGGCCACGGCATCGCCGTGCTGCGCTTTGACTTCACCGGCCTGGGCGCGAGCGAGGGCGAGTTCGCCAACACCAATTTCTCGTCCAACCTGGCCGACCTGGTGGCCGCCGCCGACTTCCTGCGCGACAATTTCGCCGCGCCGCGCCTGTTGATCGGCCACAGCCTGGGCGGCGCGGCCGTGCTGGCCGCCGCCGACCGCATGCCGGAAGTGAGCGCCGTCGTCACCGTGGCCGCGCCCAGCGACCCGTCGCATGTGACCGGCCTGTTCAGCGCGCACCTGGACGCGATCGCGCGCGACGGCGAGGCCCAGGTGCAACTGGCGGGGCGGCCGTTCCGCATCAAGCGCCAATTCGTCGAGGACGCCGGCGAGCATAATTTGAAGGTGAA encodes:
- a CDS encoding alpha/beta fold hydrolase; this encodes MRSHKQAFPGADGAKLAARLDAPDGDAADIKAYALFAHCFTCGKDVFAASRIAQALTGHGIAVLRFDFTGLGASEGEFANTNFSSNLADLVAAADFLRDNFAAPRLLIGHSLGGAAVLAAADRMPEVSAVVTVAAPSDPSHVTGLFSAHLDAIARDGEAQVQLAGRPFRIKRQFVEDAGEHNLKVKIAALKRALMVMHAPGDDTVPISNAVDIFTAARHPKSFISLDSADHLLTRREDAVYVADLIAVWSGRYLA
- a CDS encoding DNA polymerase Y family protein; the protein is MRLWIALHLPRLPLEVFCPRWSDDTCTVVLEQERVAAMSASARAAGVAPGMRRGGALMLAPHARFQQRAPQQEAEALQAVAMALLRFTPQLAMAEEATLLLDVGASLRLFGGVRSLCRQIAASLRALGFSAVIACAPTARGAWLLARAEAGRALTVASMTRRLARLPVGLLPPARPYLAWLEGIGCLTVGQARALPRPGLQRRCGRALLDMLDDAHGERPEMHQWLAAPASFRAKLELFDRVENAEALLFGAHRLLLQLTGWLSAHQFAVERIVLLLEHERGRVARPPTALEVVLAEPTWRDEHLVRLLKERLAKQVLEAPVIGLCLEAPRVRPMAPPSESLFPEPGGSKEDWQRLLELLTARLGPENVLQAAPRADYRPEHANAWVGVHDKIRPADARAQLPPDLPSLPRPAWLLAKPIALLMREHRPFYGSPLKIVSTGERIEAGWWAEMQNRDYFMAEGRDHAHYWLYRERSGNDAEAVTRWYLHGLFG